A region of Fibrobacter succinogenes subsp. succinogenes S85 DNA encodes the following proteins:
- a CDS encoding ABC transporter substrate-binding protein produces MTQNKLHTQIASAFLFVLACVTSTIAADKLSIGYLSSTGQGKFFIAKDAGIFKKNGLDVELVEFSNSGDGIAAVRAGKLDAGAFGSLAPLIHVSQGADIRVIGGLMGGDQAVITRKENAGSVKKLSDLKGKKIATIRLGTADAIVRGGLKKEGIDWRKDVTIVELKNPPAVIEAVKNGSVYAGVTWGPHDLRAEEAGLSVVLRSKDINPGHICCRLIASLRKLEGRDDIYKRLVKSLIEAEELVANDHKKSVEIIAKWIKLDTALVNKAFYSGYVTQDTDPNVKGVEFFWDFLKDAEFIKSDKKVSQYVLTNYYRDALAELRKQKPKSEFYAQAEKIFLSRN; encoded by the coding sequence ATGACTCAGAATAAATTACATACTCAAATTGCATCGGCATTCCTGTTCGTTCTCGCCTGCGTGACTTCCACAATCGCCGCAGACAAACTTTCCATCGGCTACCTTTCTTCTACGGGCCAGGGGAAATTCTTCATCGCAAAAGATGCTGGCATTTTCAAGAAGAACGGCCTCGATGTGGAATTGGTAGAATTTTCGAATTCTGGCGATGGTATCGCTGCTGTTCGTGCCGGAAAGCTCGATGCTGGTGCATTTGGCTCTCTTGCTCCGCTCATCCATGTTTCGCAGGGTGCTGATATTCGCGTCATTGGCGGCCTCATGGGTGGCGACCAAGCTGTAATCACCCGCAAGGAAAATGCAGGCTCCGTCAAAAAACTGAGCGATCTCAAGGGAAAGAAAATCGCTACAATCCGTTTGGGAACAGCGGATGCCATTGTTCGCGGAGGCCTCAAAAAAGAAGGTATTGACTGGCGTAAGGATGTTACTATTGTAGAACTCAAGAATCCGCCTGCAGTTATCGAAGCGGTAAAGAACGGAAGCGTTTATGCAGGCGTGACCTGGGGCCCGCACGATCTCCGTGCCGAAGAAGCCGGCCTCTCCGTAGTGCTCCGCAGCAAGGACATCAATCCCGGTCATATTTGCTGCCGCCTCATTGCATCGCTCCGCAAACTTGAAGGCCGTGACGACATTTACAAGCGCTTGGTCAAGTCGCTGATTGAAGCCGAAGAACTTGTCGCAAACGATCACAAGAAGAGCGTTGAAATTATCGCAAAGTGGATTAAGCTTGATACGGCTCTCGTCAACAAGGCTTTCTACAGCGGTTACGTGACGCAGGATACCGACCCGAACGTGAAAGGCGTTGAATTCTTCTGGGATTTCTTGAAGGATGCGGAGTTCATCAAGTCCGACAAGAAGGTCTCTCAATACGTTCTCACGAACTACTATCGTGACGCTCTTGCAGAACTTCGCAAGCAAAAGCCCAAATCTGAATTCTACGCGCAGGCCGAAAAGATTTTCCTATCTAGAAATTAA
- a CDS encoding nitrogenase component 1, with protein MASTNINLNMTSVENREYRLGTIIGWDGKASDLIKESAYDERSAKKHGGCAGKGAGCKLCELQSPLNQETMCSNAIVQCQVGNLTDCALIDHSPIGCSGENSKFNLSMHVGLKRRGKPLQNTLNISTNLKEQDMVFGASEKLRQTIRDAKERFNPKAIFIGMACATAIIGEDIDSIAEEMEPEVGVPIIPLHCEGFRSKHWSTGFDIAFHGVLRQIVNRHPTKKQNDLLNIVALWGTDYFSEMLAPLGLRVNYLLDTASFDEIRQASEAVATATFCDTLGGYMATALEESFGVPQIDAPQPYGIKGTDEWLRAIAKVVGKEKEAEEYIESEHKRIAPKLAELREFFKGKNGIVMTGSAYAHGLISVLSELGIGHDAALVFHHDPIYDGAGKHQDTLKELVETYGDIPHYTVSKTRAFQLPQLLKRAKTDFLLIRHPGLASVAGHLGFPTLTMGDEHIPVGYDGILRIGEMLKGVLSRTKFNQVLKRNVKLPYSDWWLAQDDPFYLTHHPEALNDLPEPRNLKFSKGKESNSENA; from the coding sequence ATGGCATCAACTAACATTAATTTAAATATGACCTCGGTCGAAAACCGCGAATATCGACTGGGTACCATTATCGGTTGGGACGGCAAAGCCAGCGACTTGATCAAGGAATCTGCCTACGACGAACGCAGCGCGAAAAAGCACGGTGGCTGCGCAGGCAAGGGGGCCGGCTGTAAGCTTTGCGAATTGCAATCTCCGCTCAACCAAGAAACCATGTGTTCCAACGCTATTGTCCAGTGCCAGGTGGGCAACCTCACGGACTGCGCTTTGATTGACCATTCTCCGATCGGCTGCAGCGGCGAAAACTCCAAATTCAACCTTTCTATGCATGTGGGCCTTAAGCGTCGTGGCAAGCCTTTGCAGAATACTTTGAACATCAGCACCAACCTGAAAGAACAGGACATGGTGTTCGGTGCTTCTGAAAAGCTTCGTCAAACGATTCGTGATGCAAAAGAACGTTTCAATCCCAAGGCTATTTTCATTGGCATGGCTTGCGCTACCGCTATTATCGGTGAAGATATTGACTCCATCGCCGAAGAAATGGAACCTGAAGTTGGCGTGCCTATAATTCCGCTGCACTGCGAAGGCTTCCGTTCCAAGCATTGGTCCACGGGCTTCGACATTGCATTCCATGGCGTTCTCCGTCAAATCGTGAATCGCCATCCGACCAAAAAGCAAAATGACTTGCTCAATATTGTTGCTCTTTGGGGAACGGACTATTTCTCTGAAATGCTTGCTCCGCTTGGGCTCCGCGTCAACTACCTCTTGGATACTGCATCTTTCGATGAAATCCGCCAGGCTTCTGAAGCTGTTGCAACCGCTACTTTCTGCGATACTTTGGGTGGCTACATGGCCACCGCACTTGAAGAATCCTTCGGCGTTCCGCAAATTGATGCTCCGCAGCCGTACGGTATCAAGGGCACTGACGAATGGCTCCGCGCTATTGCAAAAGTTGTTGGCAAAGAAAAAGAAGCTGAAGAATATATCGAAAGTGAACATAAGCGTATTGCTCCGAAGCTCGCTGAACTTCGCGAATTTTTCAAGGGCAAAAACGGCATCGTAATGACGGGTTCTGCTTATGCTCACGGCCTTATCAGTGTTCTTTCGGAACTCGGAATAGGCCACGATGCAGCTCTCGTGTTCCATCATGACCCCATTTACGATGGCGCTGGAAAGCATCAAGACACCTTGAAGGAACTTGTGGAAACTTACGGCGACATTCCGCACTATACTGTAAGTAAGACTCGCGCCTTTCAGCTTCCGCAACTTTTGAAGCGTGCCAAGACGGACTTCTTGCTCATTCGCCATCCGGGCCTTGCATCTGTCGCGGGCCACCTCGGATTCCCGACCCTCACCATGGGCGACGAACATATTCCGGTGGGCTACGATGGTATCCTCCGCATTGGTGAAATGCTCAAGGGCGTTCTTTCACGTACAAAGTTTAACCAAGTTCTCAAGCGTAATGTGAAACTCCCGTATTCTGATTGGTGGCTTGCTCAGGACGATCCGTTCTATTTGACGCATCACCCAGAAGCACTTAACGACCTTCCTGAACCGAGAAATCTCAAGTTCAGCAAAGGCAAAGAATCTAATTCAGAAAACGCATAA
- a CDS encoding NifB/NifX family molybdenum-iron cluster-binding protein produces MAKYKVAVATNDGVNVNVHFGHAAAFDIYEVDEASGKYEKVEVRLKPEHCDGSCGDGTCGQREVQHSSMYAAAKNLADLDYVLCEQLGPQAIQSLARFNVRAFDIALPISEAIAKINIYRNKIAERALRFKSNHND; encoded by the coding sequence ATGGCTAAATACAAAGTAGCAGTTGCCACGAATGACGGAGTAAATGTCAATGTTCACTTTGGACACGCAGCCGCATTTGACATCTATGAAGTTGACGAAGCAAGCGGAAAATATGAGAAAGTCGAAGTCCGTTTAAAGCCGGAACATTGCGATGGTTCTTGCGGAGACGGCACTTGTGGCCAGCGCGAAGTTCAGCATTCATCGATGTATGCAGCAGCCAAGAATCTAGCCGATTTAGATTACGTGCTTTGCGAACAGCTTGGTCCGCAAGCTATACAATCATTGGCCCGCTTCAATGTACGTGCATTCGATATTGCGCTCCCCATCAGCGAAGCCATTGCAAAAATCAACATTTACAGAAACAAAATCGCAGAACGCGCATTACGATTCAAATCAAATCACAACGACTAA
- a CDS encoding PLP-dependent cysteine synthase family protein, whose amino-acid sequence MSNIHHSITELVGHTPLLELHNFEKNHNAKGHILAKLEYFNPSGSVKDRAALRMIEEAEREGKLKPGGEIVEITSGNTGIGLAAIAAAKGYKLTVFFEPGGSEERIQVIKTYGATLLGYDALPNVSKLLKEGSFSVAVLLSDVRKYAEEHNAFFINQIENENNPLAHYYTTGPEIVADTDGKVDFIVSMAGTGGTLNGLSKYFREHNPNVKIVGVQATPDSRFFTPEAEEHGVIDGVAPFANVPEPPPLLNDSSIYDEYIEVSTLQATGVAHELAEKEGLFLGTSGAAGIYAASIVAARPENEGKNIVVITADNGFKYLSTKVYALKK is encoded by the coding sequence ATGTCCAATATTCACCATTCCATTACCGAGCTCGTCGGCCACACTCCGCTGCTGGAGCTCCACAATTTTGAAAAGAATCACAATGCCAAGGGCCATATCCTGGCAAAACTCGAATACTTCAACCCGTCCGGCTCCGTGAAGGACCGCGCAGCCCTCAGAATGATTGAAGAAGCCGAACGCGAAGGCAAGCTCAAGCCGGGTGGAGAAATCGTTGAAATCACAAGCGGCAACACGGGCATCGGCCTTGCCGCTATCGCCGCTGCCAAGGGCTACAAACTCACCGTTTTCTTTGAACCGGGTGGTTCTGAAGAACGCATACAAGTGATCAAGACCTATGGAGCAACGCTCCTCGGTTACGACGCCCTTCCGAACGTAAGCAAACTCCTGAAGGAAGGCTCCTTCTCTGTTGCCGTCTTGCTCTCCGACGTCCGCAAGTATGCCGAAGAACACAATGCATTCTTCATCAACCAGATTGAAAACGAAAACAACCCGCTCGCCCATTACTACACCACCGGCCCGGAAATCGTTGCCGATACGGATGGCAAGGTAGACTTTATCGTTTCCATGGCAGGCACGGGCGGAACGCTCAATGGTCTTTCCAAGTACTTCCGCGAACACAATCCGAACGTGAAAATCGTCGGTGTGCAGGCCACTCCGGATTCCCGCTTCTTCACCCCGGAAGCTGAAGAACATGGCGTGATCGATGGTGTTGCCCCGTTCGCAAACGTTCCAGAACCGCCTCCTCTGCTGAACGATTCTTCGATCTATGACGAATACATTGAAGTCTCTACGCTCCAGGCTACAGGCGTTGCCCACGAACTCGCCGAAAAGGAAGGTCTCTTTCTCGGAACATCCGGTGCAGCAGGCATCTATGCCGCCTCCATCGTGGCTGCACGTCCTGAAAACGAAGGAAAGAACATTGTCGTTATTACAGCTGATAACGGATTCAAGTACCTTTCCACTAAGGTGTACGCATTGAAGAAGTAA
- a CDS encoding GNAT family N-acetyltransferase codes for MSLSKFTIRKATLSDCNAIAAVEATCFPPAEAAKHEDFQKRLERYADYFLLMFDGDKLISFVDGFVTDIPDLNDKMYEDAGMHNPNGAWQMIFGVNTIPEYRHQGCAEKLLRLFVQNAKVEGRRGVVLTCKEKLVHYYAKIGFVDEGISADSTHGNVVWNQMRLTF; via the coding sequence ATGAGTCTAAGCAAATTTACGATAAGAAAAGCGACGCTATCCGATTGCAATGCGATTGCCGCAGTGGAAGCAACATGCTTTCCGCCAGCAGAAGCTGCAAAACATGAAGATTTCCAAAAGCGTTTGGAACGCTATGCGGACTATTTTTTACTGATGTTCGATGGCGATAAGCTGATTTCATTCGTAGACGGATTTGTAACGGACATTCCCGATTTGAACGACAAAATGTACGAAGACGCCGGTATGCACAATCCAAACGGAGCATGGCAAATGATATTCGGAGTCAACACTATCCCCGAATACCGCCATCAAGGTTGCGCAGAAAAGCTATTGAGATTATTCGTTCAAAATGCAAAAGTAGAAGGCAGACGTGGCGTTGTTCTCACTTGCAAAGAAAAGCTCGTACATTATTACGCCAAAATTGGTTTTGTTGATGAAGGTATTTCGGCAGATTCGACTCACGGAAACGTTGTCTGGAATCAAATGCGACTGACGTTTTAA
- the nifH gene encoding nitrogenase iron protein, with protein sequence MAKRLRQIAIYGKGGIGKSTTTQNLTAGLVEQGKHVLVVGCDPKADSTRLLLGGLHQKTVLDTIRDNKTEIQLSDLEKVGFKGVRCVESGGPEPGVGCAGRGIITSISMLEQLGAYTEDLDYVFYDVLGDVVCGGFAMPIREGKAKEIYIVASGEMMALYAANNICKGIAKYAERGEVRLGGIICNSRNVDNELDLLRAFTKELNTQLIQYVPRNNIVQQAEIRKKTVIDFEPNCNQANVYRELAKNIDENELFTIPTPMTQDRLEQILIDYGMMEKDYSI encoded by the coding sequence ATGGCAAAACGTTTACGTCAGATCGCAATCTACGGTAAGGGTGGCATCGGTAAATCCACTACGACCCAGAATTTGACCGCAGGTCTTGTAGAGCAAGGTAAACATGTTCTCGTTGTCGGTTGCGACCCGAAGGCTGACTCTACTCGACTCTTGCTCGGCGGCCTCCACCAGAAAACCGTGCTCGATACCATTCGCGACAACAAGACAGAAATCCAGCTCTCTGACCTCGAAAAGGTCGGCTTCAAGGGCGTGCGCTGCGTGGAATCCGGTGGCCCGGAACCGGGCGTGGGTTGCGCTGGCCGCGGTATCATCACTTCCATCAGCATGCTCGAACAGCTGGGCGCTTACACCGAAGATCTCGATTACGTGTTTTACGATGTGCTCGGTGACGTTGTGTGCGGTGGCTTCGCCATGCCGATTCGTGAAGGCAAGGCCAAGGAAATCTACATCGTGGCTTCTGGCGAAATGATGGCCCTCTACGCTGCGAACAACATTTGTAAGGGTATCGCAAAGTATGCCGAACGCGGCGAAGTTCGCCTCGGCGGTATCATCTGCAATAGCCGTAACGTCGATAACGAACTTGATTTGCTCCGCGCATTCACCAAGGAACTCAACACGCAGCTCATCCAGTACGTGCCGCGCAACAACATCGTGCAGCAGGCAGAAATTCGCAAGAAGACTGTGATTGATTTCGAACCGAACTGCAACCAGGCCAATGTCTACCGCGAACTCGCGAAGAACATCGACGAAAATGAACTCTTCACCATCCCGACGCCGATGACGCAGGACCGCTTGGAACAAATTCTCATCGACTACGGCATGATGGAAAAGGACTACTCCATTTAG
- a CDS encoding nitrogenase component 1, protein MSEALKTKKKSNSISDPRYSCAVGASNTVVGIKGAVPIANCSPGCQLKQTAFLTFENGFQGSIFAGAGNMPSANSTENDIVFGGIKTLDQLIKSTLKVFDGDLYVVLTGCVGGLIGDDVPSLVNEYRDLGYPIVAVDTAGFKGNNLFGHEEVVNAIVDQFVGDYKGERKKGLVNLWFEVPYYNQNWRGDYQELARILRGAGFEVNVLFGPENNGVKDWLRIPEAQFNLVVSPWVGVRNAEHLEKKYGQPFLHIPEIPIGAEATAAFIRKVVDFAGIDKEQSEKFIEQENGIYYYYLEHFSEFFAEYWYGMPSEFAITADSAYTLAYTKFLADQIGLIPRKAIITDDPPQKFRKTIEDAFHNISEGVDVEVEFEEDGYLIEKAIKEVDFSSGKPLILASSWEINLANDKGALFFEITPPSSETLIINRSFVGYKGALNLLEKIYSASVGGK, encoded by the coding sequence ATGTCAGAAGCACTTAAAACAAAGAAAAAAAGCAATTCTATTTCGGACCCCCGCTATTCTTGCGCAGTTGGTGCGTCCAATACGGTTGTCGGCATCAAGGGTGCAGTTCCTATAGCCAACTGCTCTCCGGGTTGCCAGCTTAAGCAAACCGCATTCCTCACTTTTGAAAACGGCTTCCAGGGCAGCATTTTCGCTGGTGCTGGTAACATGCCGAGCGCAAACTCCACCGAAAACGATATCGTGTTTGGCGGCATCAAGACTTTGGATCAGTTAATCAAATCGACACTCAAAGTTTTCGATGGCGACCTTTATGTTGTTCTCACGGGTTGCGTGGGCGGCCTCATTGGTGATGACGTCCCCAGCTTGGTGAATGAATATCGCGATTTGGGCTACCCGATTGTGGCTGTGGATACCGCAGGCTTCAAGGGCAATAACCTTTTCGGTCACGAAGAAGTGGTAAACGCTATTGTCGATCAGTTTGTGGGCGATTACAAGGGTGAACGCAAGAAGGGCCTTGTCAACCTTTGGTTTGAAGTTCCGTATTACAACCAGAACTGGCGCGGTGATTACCAGGAACTTGCCCGTATTCTCCGTGGCGCTGGTTTTGAAGTGAATGTGCTCTTTGGACCTGAAAATAACGGTGTCAAGGATTGGTTGCGCATTCCGGAAGCTCAGTTTAACTTGGTGGTCTCTCCGTGGGTCGGCGTGAGAAATGCTGAACACCTTGAGAAAAAATATGGTCAGCCGTTCCTCCATATTCCTGAAATTCCAATCGGTGCCGAAGCAACTGCTGCATTTATCCGCAAAGTTGTTGATTTTGCCGGAATCGATAAGGAACAGAGCGAAAAGTTCATTGAACAAGAAAATGGTATTTATTACTACTATTTGGAACACTTCTCTGAATTCTTTGCTGAATACTGGTACGGTATGCCGAGTGAATTTGCAATTACTGCTGATTCCGCTTACACGCTTGCCTACACCAAGTTCCTTGCCGACCAAATCGGCCTTATTCCGCGCAAGGCGATTATCACGGACGATCCTCCGCAGAAATTCCGCAAGACCATCGAAGATGCTTTCCATAACATCAGCGAAGGTGTCGATGTTGAAGTGGAATTCGAAGAAGATGGCTACTTGATTGAAAAAGCTATCAAGGAAGTTGATTTCTCTTCTGGAAAGCCGTTGATTCTTGCTTCTTCTTGGGAAATCAATCTTGCCAATGATAAGGGCGCTTTGTTCTTTGAAATTACGCCTCCGTCCAGCGAAACTTTGATTATCAATCGTAGTTTCGTCGGTTATAAGGGTGCGCTTAATTTGCTTGAAAAAATTTATAGCGCATCCGTTGGCGGAAAATAA
- a CDS encoding ABC transporter substrate-binding protein: protein MNFKHLIKTTLISALLFGASAFAEIKTVRIAHYTGVLCSAPVHTAWLKGFFDEEFKKIGQKYEMVPIAEGSGSVNDLIVAGKADAGNELLATELQPIQNGLPIIFVTGVHTGCTKFYVTKQSTIKKLKDLKGRKSKIGVIGLSDSSIMTFKRKLRDLGVVADGPEADIEFVVYGASDLPLALQKGAVDIIALHDPTATTAEEEYGFRKLLDTATDPKFAVEYCCIAFVSLKLWKENPEGAAAFTRAVARGSAFINANPREAARLQLAKDIVPGSEDFNTKLLESYTHIPSRKATIRTFRTVATELQKTGVLKKKLNIEKFITNHFANFASKGIHVPDGYKYDKDTGTFTETTEEPKTLAKNIVEN, encoded by the coding sequence ATGAATTTCAAACACCTCATTAAAACAACACTTATAAGCGCTCTGCTTTTCGGAGCAAGCGCTTTCGCCGAAATTAAAACAGTTCGAATCGCACATTACACAGGAGTGTTGTGCAGTGCTCCGGTTCATACCGCATGGCTCAAAGGATTTTTCGACGAAGAGTTCAAAAAGATCGGGCAAAAATACGAAATGGTACCGATTGCCGAAGGTTCCGGTTCCGTCAACGACTTGATTGTCGCTGGGAAAGCGGACGCAGGTAATGAACTTCTCGCCACTGAACTTCAGCCTATCCAAAACGGGCTCCCGATTATCTTTGTAACAGGCGTACACACAGGCTGCACCAAGTTCTACGTCACAAAGCAATCGACCATCAAAAAACTCAAGGACCTGAAAGGGCGCAAAAGCAAAATTGGCGTCATTGGATTGTCCGACAGTTCAATTATGACATTCAAGCGAAAACTCCGTGACCTTGGTGTTGTCGCCGATGGCCCCGAAGCGGATATCGAATTCGTTGTCTATGGCGCAAGCGACTTGCCATTGGCACTCCAAAAGGGAGCCGTGGACATTATCGCCCTTCACGATCCGACCGCAACAACAGCCGAAGAAGAATACGGTTTCCGTAAGCTTCTGGACACCGCCACCGATCCGAAATTTGCCGTAGAATACTGCTGCATCGCATTCGTGAGCCTCAAACTTTGGAAAGAAAATCCAGAAGGTGCAGCCGCATTCACACGTGCAGTCGCTCGCGGTTCCGCATTCATCAACGCTAACCCGCGTGAAGCAGCAAGACTCCAGCTTGCAAAGGACATCGTCCCCGGAAGCGAAGATTTCAACACCAAACTGCTTGAAAGCTACACCCACATTCCATCCCGCAAAGCAACGATTCGCACATTCAGAACCGTCGCCACGGAACTCCAAAAAACGGGCGTACTCAAGAAAAAGTTGAACATCGAAAAGTTCATCACAAACCACTTTGCCAATTTTGCGTCTAAGGGGATTCACGTTCCTGACGGTTACAAGTACGATAAGGATACAGGCACATTTACAGAAACGACCGAAGAACCGAAAACCTTAGCGAAAAATATCGTTGAGAACTAA
- a CDS encoding ABC transporter substrate-binding protein codes for MNLRSIIKTTLISALLLGTSAFADFKPVRIAHYTGVLCSAPVHVAWLKGYFDEEFKKIGQKFEMVPVDAGKNSVNELIVAGKVDAGNDLLATELQPIQNGLPIVFVTGVHTGCTKYYVTKKSTIQKLEDLKGRKTKVGVIGLSDSSVMSFRRKLRDLGIVADGPEADVEFIVYGASDLPIALEKGAVDIIALHDPTAATAEKEYGLRKLLDTAIDPKFAVEYCCVAFVTLKLWKENPEGAAAYTRAVARGSAFVNSNPREAARLQLSKDVVSGSEEFNAQLLESYGHIPSRKAALRTFNIVAAELQKTGVLKKKLNIEKFVKSHFADFESKGIKIPDGYSYDKATDKFTENFEEPKSLVKNI; via the coding sequence ATGAATTTACGAAGCATCATTAAGACTACGCTCATAAGCGCCCTCCTCCTCGGAACAAGCGCTTTTGCCGATTTCAAACCAGTCCGAATCGCACACTATACTGGTGTGTTGTGTAGTGCCCCGGTTCATGTCGCTTGGCTCAAAGGTTACTTTGACGAGGAATTCAAAAAGATTGGTCAGAAATTCGAAATGGTTCCTGTTGATGCCGGAAAGAATTCTGTGAACGAGCTCATCGTCGCAGGCAAAGTCGACGCAGGGAACGACTTGCTCGCCACCGAACTTCAGCCCATTCAAAACGGGCTCCCTATCGTCTTTGTCACTGGTGTTCATACGGGTTGCACCAAGTATTACGTCACCAAAAAATCGACGATTCAAAAGTTGGAAGATTTGAAGGGACGTAAAACCAAGGTAGGCGTTATCGGTTTATCCGATAGTTCCGTGATGTCGTTCAGACGCAAGCTTCGCGATCTAGGTATCGTCGCAGACGGCCCGGAAGCGGATGTTGAATTCATCGTCTATGGTGCAAGCGACTTGCCGATTGCCCTTGAAAAAGGTGCCGTTGACATTATCGCCCTTCATGATCCAACCGCAGCAACCGCCGAAAAAGAATATGGCTTGCGCAAGTTGCTCGACACCGCAATCGATCCGAAATTTGCCGTAGAATACTGCTGCGTCGCATTCGTGACACTCAAGCTCTGGAAGGAAAATCCGGAAGGTGCCGCCGCTTACACGCGCGCTGTCGCTCGCGGATCCGCATTCGTGAACAGCAATCCGCGCGAAGCCGCAAGACTCCAGCTCTCGAAGGATGTCGTTTCTGGCAGTGAAGAATTCAACGCCCAGTTGCTCGAAAGCTACGGTCACATTCCTTCCCGCAAGGCCGCGCTCCGCACGTTCAATATCGTCGCTGCAGAGCTTCAAAAGACGGGCGTCTTGAAGAAAAAATTGAACATCGAAAAGTTCGTCAAGAGTCACTTTGCTGACTTCGAATCAAAGGGTATCAAAATTCCGGATGGCTACTCCTATGATAAGGCCACCGATAAATTCACAGAAAATTTCGAAGAGCCAAAATCTCTTGTGAAAAACATTTAA
- a CDS encoding PLP-dependent cysteine synthase family protein: MSHIHHSITELIGHTPLLELHNFEKNHNAQGHILAKLEYFNATGSVKDRAALSMIEAAEREGKLKPGGEIVDLTSGNTGIALAAIAAAKGYKVTIFFESGGSKERIQVIKTYGAQLFDYKDIPELKKALEDGTICDNIVIEAITKYTKEHNAFFINQCENEYNPLAHYNTTGPEIWEDTDGKVDFVVSMAGTGGTLNGLSKYFREKNPNVKIIGVQATPDSRYFTPEAEKNGVIDGVAPFANVAEPPTFLTDSSIYDEYIEVSTLQAKAVAHELAEHEGLFLGTSSAAGVYAASIVAARPENKDKNIIVITADNGFKYLSTKVYALNK, translated from the coding sequence ATGTCACATATCCACCATTCTATTACAGAACTTATTGGGCATACACCGCTTCTTGAACTTCACAATTTCGAAAAGAACCACAACGCCCAAGGCCATATCTTGGCAAAGCTCGAATATTTCAACGCTACAGGTTCTGTCAAGGATCGCGCCGCCCTCAGCATGATTGAAGCTGCCGAACGCGAAGGGAAACTGAAACCGGGTGGAGAAATCGTTGACCTCACGAGTGGAAACACAGGCATTGCTCTTGCCGCCATCGCAGCCGCAAAAGGGTACAAAGTCACTATTTTCTTTGAATCCGGCGGTTCCAAGGAACGCATTCAAGTTATCAAGACTTATGGCGCGCAGCTTTTCGATTACAAAGATATTCCCGAATTGAAAAAAGCTCTTGAAGACGGCACAATTTGCGACAACATCGTTATCGAGGCCATCACAAAGTACACCAAAGAGCACAACGCATTTTTCATCAACCAGTGCGAAAACGAATACAATCCCCTCGCCCACTACAATACCACAGGGCCTGAAATATGGGAAGATACCGATGGCAAAGTAGATTTTGTCGTTTCGATGGCAGGCACAGGCGGAACACTGAACGGGCTTTCAAAATATTTCCGCGAAAAGAATCCGAATGTTAAAATTATCGGTGTGCAAGCGACTCCGGACTCCCGCTATTTCACGCCAGAAGCCGAAAAGAATGGCGTTATCGACGGTGTCGCACCATTTGCAAACGTCGCGGAACCTCCTACGTTTTTGACGGATTCCTCGATTTATGATGAATACATCGAAGTTTCTACATTACAGGCAAAAGCTGTAGCGCACGAACTTGCCGAACACGAAGGGCTTTTCCTGGGTACATCAAGTGCAGCAGGCGTTTACGCAGCCTCAATTGTCGCAGCGCGTCCTGAAAATAAAGACAAGAACATCATCGTTATTACAGCCGATAACGGGTTCAAATATCTTTCCACAAAAGTTTATGCTTTGAATAAGTAA